A region from the Oncorhynchus keta strain PuntledgeMale-10-30-2019 chromosome 5, Oket_V2, whole genome shotgun sequence genome encodes:
- the LOC118384396 gene encoding interferon a3-like, protein MAVLKWLSICLTLFCQGTAAAKPCRWTQFRLGKLNDVSIDLLSDMGGLFPLMCAEENVEQMFPEDLYKNTEGEDVSVVALEAMRYVEQLYNNSLTSVTWNKIKLNMFQNVIYRQVQQLELCVVGGVWESSGDGGSVTLKTYFNKLNTVLKEKEHSACAWEIVRKEIRENLVQFKKFIDSRVKP, encoded by the exons ATGGCTGTATTGAAATGGTTGAGCATTTGCCTGACTCTGTTCTGCCAAGGCACAGCAGCAGCAAAACCTTGCAGGTGGACGCAGTTTAGGTTGGGGAAGCTGAACGATGTGAGCATAGACCTGCTCTCAGATATG GGTGGACTCTTTCCACTTATGTGTGCAGAAGAAAACGTCGAACAAATGTTTCCAGAGGATCTTTACAAGAACACAGAG GGTGAGGACGTCTCTGTGGTTGCATTGGAGGCTATGCGATATGTGGAACAATTATATAACAACAGTCTGACGTCTGTCACGTGGAACAAAATAAAACTTAACATGTTCCAAAACGTCATATATCGTCAAGTTCAACAGTTAGAGTTATGT GTCGTGGGTGGTGTTTGGGAATCCTCTGGAGATGGAGGGTCGGTTACTCTGAAAACATATTTCAACAAGCTGAACACCGTCTTGAAAGAGAAG GAACACAGCGCATGCGCATGGGAGATTGTGCGAAAGGAGATTCGCGAAAACTTGGTGCAGTTCAAGAAATTCATTGACAGCAGAGTCAAGCCGTGA